From Balaenoptera acutorostrata chromosome 8, mBalAcu1.1, whole genome shotgun sequence, the proteins below share one genomic window:
- the LOC103017309 gene encoding gamma-crystallin F, which translates to MGKITFYEDRGFQGRHYECNSDHSNLQPCFSRCNSIRVDSGCWMLYEQPNYSGSQYFLRRGDYPDYQQWMGLNDSVRSCRLIPHTSSHRLRIYEREDYRGQMVELTEDCSSLRDRFHFSEIHSLHVLEGWWVLYEMPNYRGRQYLLRPGDYRHYHDWGALDARVGSLRRAVDFY; encoded by the exons ATGGGGAAG aTCACCTTCTACGAGGACCGGGGCTTCCAGGGCCGCCACTACGAGTGCAACAGCGACCACTCCAACCTGCAGCCCTGCTTCAGCCGCTGCAACTCCATCCGGGTGGACAGCGGCTGCTGGATGCTCTACGAGCAGCCCAACTACTCGGGCAGCCAGTACTTCCTGCGGCGCGGCGACTACCCCGACTACCAGCAGTGGATGGGCCTCAACGACTCCGTCCGCTCCTGCCGCCTCATCCCCCAC ACCAGCTCCCACCGGCTGAGGATCTACGAGCGGGAGGACTACCGAGGCCAGATGGTGGAGCTCACGGAAGACTGCTCCTCGCTCCGCGACCGCTTCCACTTCAGTGAGATCCACTCCCTCCACGTGCTGGAGGGCTGGTGGGTCCTCTACGAGATGCCCAACTACCGGGGGCGGCAGTACCTACTGAGGCCGGGAGACTACAGGCACTACCACGACTGGGGGGCCCTGGATGCCAGAGTGGGCTCCTTGAGGAGGGCCGTGGAtttctattga
- the LOC103018156 gene encoding gamma-crystallin D, giving the protein MGKITFYEDRGFQGRHYECSSDHSNLQPYLGRCNSVRVDSGCWMIYEQPNYLGSQYFLRRGDYPDYQQWMGFNDSVRSCRLIPHAVSHRIRLYEREDYRGQMIEITEDCSSLQDRFHFNEIYSLNVLEGSWVLYELPNYRGRQYLLRPGEYRRYHDWGAMNAKVGSLRRVIDFY; this is encoded by the exons ATGGGGAAG aTCACCTTCTACGAGGACCGGGGCTTCCAGGGCCGCCACTATGAGTGCAGCAGCGACCACTCCAACCTGCAGCCTTACTTGGGCCGCTGCAACTCAGTGCGCGTGGACAGCGGCTGCTGGATGATCTACGAGCAGCCCAACTACCTGGGCAGCCAGTACTTCCTGCGGCGCGGCGACTACCCCGACTACCAGCAGTGGATGGGCTTCAACGACTCCGTCCGCTCCTGCCGCCTCATCCCCCAC GCTGTCTCTCACAGGATCAGACTTTATGAGAGGGAAGATTACAGAGGCCAGATGATAGAGATCACTGAGGACTGCTCCTCTCTTCAGGACCGCTTCCACTTCAATGAGATTTACTCTCTCAATGTGCTGGAGGGCTCCTGGGTCCTCTATGAGTTGCCCAACTACCGGGGAAGGCAGTATCTGCTGAGGCCGGGGGAGTACAGGCGCTACCATGACTGGGGGGCCATGAATGCTAAAGTGGGCTCCTTGAGGAGAGTCATAGATTTCTACTGA